TCCacttatagaaaaattataatcaacatTTAAGGACAAAAGAACGACGActactcatacccataaaaaaaaatatgtaaaattctactaaaatttttaatcaacataatttcaattaatctcatagggttcattaaaaaaaaaaaaaaccaaaactcCATTATTTTATTATGGAGTAATGGAAACCCAACACATATTTACACTTCAAAGTGAAAAAACACCAGAATAATAAATCAGACTAGTGATTGACTAGTTGACTAATTTTCACCGCCTATAAGAACGATTGCCCGCAGGGTTTTCTAATCCAtcccaaattaaaaaaaatcacaagaTAAAAAATACCAATCCTAATAAATGGATCATTATTCTCCATTACTCAATTAACCAACATATTTCTATAAGTTGTAATCTCAAATAGAAGTTCCCTAAACATCATTATGATACCAACATTGCATTATTTTCTGTCATGTTCAATGGGTTAGAGTAATCAATCTTCTCTAAGATGAATTCTTCTAATAATCCATTGTTAATCAATGTCGAATTAAGCGATAATTCACCGATTGATGCCAATTTAATCAATTCGGATTCATCGAGCCCTTTTGCTGGTTCAAGGGTACTATATCTTTCTGTATTGTGCTTTGCCAATGCATctttaaatttcttaatctgCAACATAGAGAataatatttgtaattagatTGTTAATCAAATAAAACCCAATTAATTATCGATTAATTGTACAATaaagtattaattaataaagtaaATGGAAGACAAGATTACTTACAGTTGAAATGGTGCAACTGAAACTGCACACACGGCCATCTGCTCCTCTGTAGAACCTGAAGAAGGGCAGAACATGAATGTGCAAAGCATGACACATTGGTTTCAGCTCTTCATAATTAACTTTCAGAAAAATGGCATCTGGGTTTGATTCTGCCAACTGACATATCTGTAAATTTAACCAAATATCAGTAAAAATATATAGAAACCAACCCAATTAAAAGTTTGATCGGATagttgaagctagaggtgttcattcgggatGGGTCGATTTTGGTTCAGTTGTTTCGGGTTGGTTCA
This Amaranthus tricolor cultivar Red isolate AtriRed21 chromosome 13, ASM2621246v1, whole genome shotgun sequence DNA region includes the following protein-coding sequences:
- the LOC130797565 gene encoding thioredoxin-like 1-2, chloroplastic, giving the protein MACSSLKAGVSVSRCNDTIVISKANQQFSISSQFYDPKTKEFPDLSSRFMGQSLVVSDQKKPQLSPVNFSVQAQASYCVSKAMRWWEKTLKPNMVEIHSAQQLVDSLNTAGDRLVIIDFYSPGCGGCKSLHPKICQLAESNPDAIFLKVNYEELKPMCHALHIHVLPFFRFYRGADGRVCSFSCTISTIKKFKDALAKHNTERYSTLEPAKGLDESELIKLASIGELSLNSTLINNGLLEEFILEKIDYSNPLNMTENNAMLVS